The nucleotide window aAGCCGCAGCCGGAGCTGCCGTCCAGGGCTGGGGGGCTCGTCAGGGGAGGGCCAGCCATCGGGGGAGGAGAAGGCCAGAAGACGGTCATCCTGCGAGCGGACACTCAGAAGGCTGTCCTGGAGACAGACGCTCCCCAGGTCTGCAAAAGCAGCGGGAGGTGGGGGTGAGGATGGAGCGGGGAAGCCCTGCCCCTCGCCCTCCCTGGGGTAGGCGGCAGGGGCCAGCGGCGGAGGGCCTGCCTCAGAACCCAGCTTCATCAGCACCAAGCTGTGTGGCCTCGGTCACGTCACGGAACCTCTGAGCCCTTTTCTCCCTGGGTGATGGCGTGGTGGCGGCAGTGAGCAGAACGGCTAAGaacagactctggagccagccTGCTGGCCTCGAACCCTTCTGTGCTCTGAGAACTGGGCTGGCCAGTGCTCTCCCCAggcctctgcccctcccctcgCTCATGTCAGGCGGAGGAGCACACAGTGGGTGTGCGAGCTCCATCCAGGACCCAGGCTCCCTGAAGCCCTCAGGGGTAACCAGGGGGTCTACAAGGGTGCCTGATGGTGCCTGAGGTTGAGGTTCAGATCctgaggcctcagtttcccttacttgtgaaatggagataatagccGCCCTGCTTCTCAGAGCGTCACAGGATAAGTGGAAGCAGCGCGTGTAAAGCGCGGGGCACAGTGAGCGCTCGGTCCACGGTGTCTGCCACCAATTCACCGACATCTCTGCCCTCATCTAACCCATCGTCTGCCTCTCTATCTATCATTCTCCCCTTTATGCCCCTGGCGCTCCCGGGCGACGGGCAGGGCAAGGATCACCAGTCCCCCTTTTCAGGTGAAGAAAACCTAAGGCTGAGGGTCGGTGGGGCTTCTCTGAGGTCCCAGGGCTCAGGTAGCAGAGCAAGCCCGCACGCCGGCTCCAGGCATCCCACCCTGGCCCCAGGCGTCCCACCCCGGCCCCAGGCGTCCCACCCCGGCCCCAGGGCCGTACCCTGGAGCTGCAGGATGTCCGCGGGGCTGCTCTCCGGGCCCAGCTCTCCATCGTCCAACGAGGACCAGGCACTCAGTGTGGCCTCCGTGATGGCAAACTGCTCGGCAACCCCTGTGGGGACGGACCAGGTTCAGCGGGGGCGCAGAAGCTGCGGGTGGGCGGGCGCCACATGCTGGCTCTCGAGGCTGCCCATCTGTGGCCCCGGGGATCGGAGTTCCCATCAATGCCCCCGCACTCAGCACTGTGATTCCCTGCCCAGaccagtggtaaagaccccgcctgccaatgcaggaggcataagagacacaggttcaaaccctgggtcagaaagaccccctggagaaggacatggcaacccactcagtattcttgcctggaaaatcccatggacagaggagtctggcgggctacagtccacggggtcacagagagctggacacgactgaaccgactgAGCGTGCAGACAGCCCACAGGGGGGACCCCGGGGTCTCTCAGGACCAGACCCAGCCAGTccgtcccccacccccgcccctgctGACCTGCAGCAAAGCGGGCCTCTCGCAGCTCGTCCGGAAGGCGGCGGTAATGCTCGTCGTCGTCGGCAGGGGGCAGCTCCCAGCCCGCCCGCTGGGCACTCCAGCCCTTCCACTCGATGAGGTGGGCCACGCGGCCACGGGCCATGGCCGTGGGCTTTGTGATGTGGTCCCTGATGCTCTGCACCACTCCTGAGGAGATTGAGGGCGGCTGAGCCAGCCCCAGCCCCAAGAGCCGAGCCCTCCCAGCACCTCCAGCCGGTCCAGTGGCCTGTCCCCCATGTCCCTCCAGAGCCGTGTCCTCAGAGTCCCACCCGCAGTGCCGGTGCCCACCTCACTCCTCACGCCCCGCCTGCCCACAGCCTCCCACACCCTGAGGTCCCCTTGCACAGACGCTCCCCCACTGCCCCGCAGGCCCCATGCCCTGCCAGCAGCCTGCTCCCCGAAGTGCTCCTGCCCACCTGGCCCTTCTCCTCCAGACCTGCCACACCCCTTGCTCCCTTCTGACCAAGTTCACACCCGTTTGCTCAAGGAGATTCACTTGTGGATCCTTCAAGACCCACCAGCTGTCCCTTCCTCCAGCAGTTAACAAGCCAGGGGACAGCACCTTCTGTGCCTAGACACTGCCTGCTCTTCCCAGGGTGAGACCTGCAGCaggcagggaaggcttcctggaagaggtggctGGCGGCAGGCTTTGAAGGCAGTTTGGGTTGGATAAAAAGAGGCAAGGTTGGAGGCTATTTCAGAGATAAGAAGAGGATGAAGGCATAGAAGAGTCGGGCGTGGTTCCAGGACCACCAGGGGCAAACCACGGGGCAACACTGGGAACAGGGTGGCAGAAGAGTCTGGGAAGCTCAACAAGGCCCAGACTTGGGGTGGACCAGCCCTCTCCTGTCAACGGCACCGTGATGAGCAGGAGGGCAGCGCAGGGCAGACCTGCCATTGAGGAAGAATGTCCTCACTGGAGGACTTAGGGCCAAGGGTAGGCTTTAGGGGCCACTGAAGGGAGTCAGTGAGGGACCAGACAGCATGGGGAGAtggggagcaggggctggggggagggggcggctcTTGGGAGCAGGCCAGCTGGATGAGCAGGCTGATGGACAGAACGTTGTCAAGGATGATCCCCGGTGTCTCCTGCAGCCCAGGCTGAGAACATGGATCTGCGGGTCACTGGTCCCAGAAAGCAGGACATGAGGGAAGgcaacatttaaggaagaaaggcGACTCCTCtgctggtccaggggctaagcCTCCAcattcccaacgcagggggcccaggttcaatccccagtcagggaactagatctcacggGCAACAGCTGAGCTTCCTCATGATCCAGCTAAGAACTGGCACAGCCAAGCAGATAGACAGatgcataattaaaaataataattcaaaaaagCTAACGTTGACTTGCTTTAGAAAAAGAacggaagggagaaaggaaggcac belongs to Capra hircus breed San Clemente chromosome 2, ASM170441v1, whole genome shotgun sequence and includes:
- the FAM131C gene encoding protein FAM131C isoform X1, producing MGSCVSRDLLTSAHKDCPMPQGTDPVNPDLPSIVASDHVTGKDKQMGFCWDPWQTCFQTTNGYLSDSRSCSSNYSVAALATSSLVGVVQSIRDHITKPTAMARGRVAHLIEWKGWSAQRAGWELPPADDDEHYRRLPDELREARFAAGVAEQFAITEATLSAWSSLDDGELGPESSPADILQLQDLGSVCLQDSLLSVRSQDDRLLAFSSPDGWPSPDEPPSPGRQLRLRLPGALGPEGGAGPQGPLRSRDGGLPSEEEDEVFYN
- the FAM131C gene encoding protein FAM131C isoform X2, which codes for MPQGTDPVNPDLPSIVASDHVTGKDKQMGFCWDPWQTCFQTTNGYLSDSRSCSSNYSVAALATSSLVGVVQSIRDHITKPTAMARGRVAHLIEWKGWSAQRAGWELPPADDDEHYRRLPDELREARFAAGVAEQFAITEATLSAWSSLDDGELGPESSPADILQLQDLGSVCLQDSLLSVRSQDDRLLAFSSPDGWPSPDEPPSPGRQLRLRLPGALGPEGGAGPQGPLRSRDGGLPSEEEDEVFYN